A region of Vitis vinifera cultivar Pinot Noir 40024 chromosome 13, ASM3070453v1 DNA encodes the following proteins:
- the LOC100262166 gene encoding protein NRT1/ PTR FAMILY 5.1 isoform X1, with protein sequence MEAKGYTQDGTVDLQGRPVIASKTGKWRACAFLVGYEAFERMAFYGVASNLVVYLTTQLHEDNVSSVRNVNNWSGSVWMTPILGAYIADSYLGRFWTFTVSSLIYVLGMVLLTMAVSLKFLKPTCANGVCNKASTSQIAFFYSALYIIAVGSGGTKPNISTFGADQFDDFNAKEKELKVSFFNWWMFSSFLGALFATLGLVYIQENLGWGLGYGIPTVGLLLSLFIFYIGTPIYRHKVRKSKSPARDLIRVLIAAFKNRKLTLPTQPSELHELELQHYSSSGKRQVHHTPTFSFLDKAAIKEGNMGTTRPPCTVTQVEGTKLVFGMIMIWLVTLIPSTIWAQINTLFVKQGTTLDRHLGSSFRIPAASLGSFVTLSMLLSVPMYDRYFVPLMRRKTGNPRGITLLQRIGIGFMLQVIAVAIAYGVELRRMHVIRIHQVVGPKEVVPMSIFWLLPQYVLIGIGDVFNAIGLLEFFYDQSPEDMQSLGTTFFTSGIGVGNFLNSFLVTVVDKITRRGGGKSWIGKNLNDTHLDYYYGFLLVISALNLGAFLWASGKYIYKRENIEVYVDGVQVESKALDTSPLAIQV encoded by the exons ATGGAAGCCAAAGGTTACACCCAAGATGGCACTGTTGATCTCCAAGGCCGCCCAGTGATCGCCTCCAAGACTGGGAAATGGAGGGCTTGTGCTTTTCTTGTTG GCTATGAAGCTTTTGAAAGGATGGCCTTCTATGGAGTAGCCTCCAATTTAGTAGTTTACTTGACTACACAACTTCATGAAGACAATGTTTCCTCTGTGAGGAATGTGAACAACTGGTCAGGATCGGTGTGGATGACACCAATCCTTGGAGCCTACATAGCAGATTCCTACCTGGGCCGGTTCTGGACTTTCACTGTATCATCCCTCATTTATGTCCTG GGGATGGTGCTTCTAACAATGGCAGTTTCActtaaattcttgaaaccaACTTGTGCAAATGGAGTCTGCAACAAGGCTTCTACTTCCCAAATAGCGTTCTTCTACTCGGCTCTCTACATCATAGCTGTTGGCTCAGGTGGAACAAAGCCCAACATATCCACCTTTGGCGCGGATCAATTTGACGATTTCAATGCCAAGGAGAAAGAGCTCAAGGTCTCATTCTTCAACTGGTGGATGTTCAGTTCCTTTTTAGGCGCTTTATTTGCAACGCTTGGCCTTGTGTACATACAAGAGAACCTGGGATGGGGATTAGGATATGGTATCCCTACAGTTGGTCTTCTACTATCGCTCTTCATATTCTACATAGGGACCCCAATATACAGGCACAAAGTTAGGAAGAGTAAAAGCCCTGCACGAGACCTAATTAGAGTCCTCATTGCAGCCTTCAAAAATAGGAAGCTTACGCTGCCTACACAGCCATCTGAGCTTCATGAACTTGAGCTGCAGCATTACAGTAGTAGTGGGAAAAGGCAAGTCCATCACACCCCAACTTTCAG TTTCCTGGACAAGGCTGCAATAAAAGAAGGCAACATGGGTACCACAAGGCCCCCCTGCACAGTGACTCAAGTGGAAGGAACCAAGCTTGTTTTTGGGATGATCATGATATGGCTAGTAACTCTAATCCCTAGTACCATCTGGGCACAAATCAACACTCTGTTTGTCAAACAGGGTACCACTTTGGACCGGCACCTTGGCTCAAGCTTCCGAATTCCAGCAGCCTCCCTAGGGAGCTTTGTTACCCTCTCCATGCTCCTCTCTGTGCCAATGTATGACCGCTACTTTGTGCCTCTCATGCGTCGTAAAACTGGGAATCCTAGGGGAATCACATTGCTTCAAAGGATTGGCATAGGATTTATGCTCCAAGTTATAGCTGTTGCAATCGCCTATGGTGTGGAGCTCAGGAGGATGCATGTCATAAGAATTCACCAAGTTGTAGGGCCTAAAGAAGTTGTCCCCATGAGCATATTTTGGCTACTGCCCCAATATGTTCTGATAGGAATTGGAGACGTGTTTAACGCCATTGGATTGCTGGAGTTCTTCTATGATCAGTCTCCAGAAGACATGCAGAGCCTTGGTACTACATTCTTCACAAGTGGGATAGGTGTTGGGAACTTCTTGAACAGCTTTTTGGTGACAGTGGTGGACAAAATCACAAGGAGAGGAGGTGGGAAGAGTTGGATTGGGAAAAACCTGAATGACACTCACTTGGATTACTACTATGGATTCCTTTTGGTCATATCTGCCCTCAATTTAGGGGCTTTTCTTTGGGCATCAGGTAAGTATATTTACAAAAGGGAAAACATAGAAGTGTATGTGGATGGTGTTCAAGTGGAAAGCAAAGCCTTGGACACATCCCCTCTAGCTATACAAGTATGA
- the LOC100262166 gene encoding protein NRT1/ PTR FAMILY 5.1 isoform X2, producing MNDFFQFSTKKNIFLSIFFCFVLLGMVLLTMAVSLKFLKPTCANGVCNKASTSQIAFFYSALYIIAVGSGGTKPNISTFGADQFDDFNAKEKELKVSFFNWWMFSSFLGALFATLGLVYIQENLGWGLGYGIPTVGLLLSLFIFYIGTPIYRHKVRKSKSPARDLIRVLIAAFKNRKLTLPTQPSELHELELQHYSSSGKRQVHHTPTFSFLDKAAIKEGNMGTTRPPCTVTQVEGTKLVFGMIMIWLVTLIPSTIWAQINTLFVKQGTTLDRHLGSSFRIPAASLGSFVTLSMLLSVPMYDRYFVPLMRRKTGNPRGITLLQRIGIGFMLQVIAVAIAYGVELRRMHVIRIHQVVGPKEVVPMSIFWLLPQYVLIGIGDVFNAIGLLEFFYDQSPEDMQSLGTTFFTSGIGVGNFLNSFLVTVVDKITRRGGGKSWIGKNLNDTHLDYYYGFLLVISALNLGAFLWASGKYIYKRENIEVYVDGVQVESKALDTSPLAIQV from the exons ATGAATGATTTCTTCCAATTTTCTACAAAGAAGAATATATTCTTAAGCATTTTTTTCTGCTTTGTTTTACTT GGGATGGTGCTTCTAACAATGGCAGTTTCActtaaattcttgaaaccaACTTGTGCAAATGGAGTCTGCAACAAGGCTTCTACTTCCCAAATAGCGTTCTTCTACTCGGCTCTCTACATCATAGCTGTTGGCTCAGGTGGAACAAAGCCCAACATATCCACCTTTGGCGCGGATCAATTTGACGATTTCAATGCCAAGGAGAAAGAGCTCAAGGTCTCATTCTTCAACTGGTGGATGTTCAGTTCCTTTTTAGGCGCTTTATTTGCAACGCTTGGCCTTGTGTACATACAAGAGAACCTGGGATGGGGATTAGGATATGGTATCCCTACAGTTGGTCTTCTACTATCGCTCTTCATATTCTACATAGGGACCCCAATATACAGGCACAAAGTTAGGAAGAGTAAAAGCCCTGCACGAGACCTAATTAGAGTCCTCATTGCAGCCTTCAAAAATAGGAAGCTTACGCTGCCTACACAGCCATCTGAGCTTCATGAACTTGAGCTGCAGCATTACAGTAGTAGTGGGAAAAGGCAAGTCCATCACACCCCAACTTTCAG TTTCCTGGACAAGGCTGCAATAAAAGAAGGCAACATGGGTACCACAAGGCCCCCCTGCACAGTGACTCAAGTGGAAGGAACCAAGCTTGTTTTTGGGATGATCATGATATGGCTAGTAACTCTAATCCCTAGTACCATCTGGGCACAAATCAACACTCTGTTTGTCAAACAGGGTACCACTTTGGACCGGCACCTTGGCTCAAGCTTCCGAATTCCAGCAGCCTCCCTAGGGAGCTTTGTTACCCTCTCCATGCTCCTCTCTGTGCCAATGTATGACCGCTACTTTGTGCCTCTCATGCGTCGTAAAACTGGGAATCCTAGGGGAATCACATTGCTTCAAAGGATTGGCATAGGATTTATGCTCCAAGTTATAGCTGTTGCAATCGCCTATGGTGTGGAGCTCAGGAGGATGCATGTCATAAGAATTCACCAAGTTGTAGGGCCTAAAGAAGTTGTCCCCATGAGCATATTTTGGCTACTGCCCCAATATGTTCTGATAGGAATTGGAGACGTGTTTAACGCCATTGGATTGCTGGAGTTCTTCTATGATCAGTCTCCAGAAGACATGCAGAGCCTTGGTACTACATTCTTCACAAGTGGGATAGGTGTTGGGAACTTCTTGAACAGCTTTTTGGTGACAGTGGTGGACAAAATCACAAGGAGAGGAGGTGGGAAGAGTTGGATTGGGAAAAACCTGAATGACACTCACTTGGATTACTACTATGGATTCCTTTTGGTCATATCTGCCCTCAATTTAGGGGCTTTTCTTTGGGCATCAGGTAAGTATATTTACAAAAGGGAAAACATAGAAGTGTATGTGGATGGTGTTCAAGTGGAAAGCAAAGCCTTGGACACATCCCCTCTAGCTATACAAGTATGA